The Comamonas sp. GB3 AK4-5 genome includes a region encoding these proteins:
- the nagA gene encoding N-acetylglucosamine-6-phosphate deacetylase, giving the protein MQGNILTPRGWVLGRVHVGEDGRITHIEGVATSPESNPEPYVLPGFVDLLNHGGGGADFMDGEQTVPIILRTHVRFGTTSLLGSTMTSPHAVLLPALQQLEKAGRERPPGAARMLGVHLEGPYINPGKLGAQANSSAVATRDEVEEYLAAAPIRIVTLAPELPGHLDIVALLARHGVRVQLGHTLGSYEDAIAALQQGASGFTHLFNAMTALEHRAPGMVAAALAHAEFAELIPDLLHVHPGAIRAALRAIPRLYAVTDATAAAGMPDGSYHLGEQTVFKTRGSVRLADGTLAGSALTMDQALRNLVDIGLALEDASRRVSLYPAQYLGLADRGLLAIGAWADITVLNRDLEVKAVFVEGEFCVENA; this is encoded by the coding sequence ATGCAAGGCAATATCCTGACACCCCGGGGCTGGGTTCTGGGGCGGGTTCACGTTGGAGAGGATGGGCGCATCACGCACATAGAAGGGGTTGCGACCTCACCCGAGTCCAACCCCGAACCCTATGTGCTGCCCGGCTTTGTCGACCTGCTCAACCACGGAGGGGGCGGCGCCGATTTCATGGATGGAGAGCAGACCGTGCCGATCATCTTGCGCACCCATGTGCGCTTTGGCACGACCAGTCTTCTAGGCAGCACCATGACCTCGCCGCATGCGGTTTTGCTGCCTGCCCTGCAGCAGCTGGAGAAGGCCGGGCGTGAGCGGCCGCCAGGGGCAGCGCGCATGCTGGGCGTCCACCTGGAGGGGCCTTACATCAACCCTGGCAAGCTGGGCGCGCAAGCCAATAGCTCGGCCGTGGCGACGCGCGATGAGGTCGAGGAATATCTGGCAGCCGCTCCGATTCGCATCGTCACTCTGGCGCCCGAGCTGCCGGGACATCTGGACATCGTCGCCTTGCTGGCGCGGCACGGTGTACGGGTGCAGCTGGGCCATACCTTGGGCAGCTATGAGGATGCCATCGCCGCGCTGCAGCAGGGCGCCAGCGGCTTCACGCATTTGTTCAATGCCATGACGGCACTGGAACACAGGGCTCCCGGCATGGTGGCTGCAGCGTTGGCCCATGCGGAGTTTGCCGAGCTGATCCCCGATCTGCTGCATGTGCATCCGGGGGCCATACGTGCGGCGCTGCGTGCAATTCCGCGTCTGTACGCAGTGACCGATGCCACGGCTGCTGCCGGCATGCCCGACGGCAGCTACCACCTTGGTGAGCAGACCGTGTTCAAGACCCGGGGCAGTGTGCGCCTGGCTGACGGCACGCTGGCGGGCAGCGCGCTGACCATGGACCAGGCGCTGCGCAATTTGGTGGACATAGGCCTTGCGCTGGAGGATGCCTCGCGGCGTGTCTCGCTGTACCCGGCCCAGTACCTGGGTCTGGCCGACCGGGGCCTGCTGGCCATTGGCGCCTGGGCCGACATCACGGTGTTGAATCGCGATCTCGAGGTGAAAGCGGTCTTTGTGGAAGGGGAGTTCTGTGTCGAAAATGCTTGA